The DNA sequence AAAAGAGACATATGATACTATTTGGTATCCAGGAGAGACAATCCTTGCTTATATTGGTCAAGGATATGTTCAGTTAACACCTATAGAATTATTAAGATTTTATAATATATTGGCTGAAAATGGCAAATATTTTAAATTTAATCTTTTAAAAGAAACAAAAAATATATATGGACAAATAGTAGAAAAAAATGAGCCCGTTTTAATAGATGATTATGATCTGAATAAAGAATTTTCGAATGTCATAAAAAATGGGATGATAGATGTAACTTCTTATCCAGGTGATAGCAGAACAGAAGGTACTGCATACAAAGGATTTAAAGATTTTGATACTACAGTTGCGGGTAAAACTGGAACTGCAGAAGTTGGTGGGAATCAAAAATCTCATGGTTGGTTTGCAGGATACCTTCCAGCTGAAAATCCAAGATATTCTATGATCGTTTTAGTTGAAAATGGTGGGTATGGACCAGATATAGCTGTTCCTTTTGCAAGACATATATCAGATTTTATTACCCATGAACTTGTCCAAAAGTGATTTTGCCGTTTTAGTTGCAGCTATACCACCTTTACCAGTTTCCCTTAAATCTATTGGTAAAGATCTACCAACTTTTCCCATAGCTTGAGATACTTCATCAAAAGGAATAGCACTTTTAATTCCAGAAATGGCTAAATCAGCTGCGGTAAAAGCGATTACAGATCCAGCAGGATTTCTTTTAACACAAGGAACTTCAACAAAACCTCCAACTGGATCGCAAACTAAACCCATTAAAAACTTCATCGAAAGTGCTGCGGCATTGGCAACCTTATCTGGATCTCCGTCAAGTATATAGACTATGGCTCCAGAAGCCATAGCTGTTGCTGAACCAATTTCGGCTTGGCAACCTCCAACTGCGCCAGATAAGCTGCCTTTTCTATTTATGAATTCTCCAATAGCTCCTGAAATCAAAAGACCTTCGGCTAATTTTTCAATGGGAATATTTTTCTCTTCATACAAAGAAACAAGAGCTCCAGGTACAACTCCACTAGATCCAGCAGTAGGACAAGCAACAACTCTACCCATAGATGCATTATTTTCAGAAGTTGCAAGAGCAATTAAAATAGCTTTAGAAATTAAATTATTAAATAAACTATTTTCTTTATATTCATTATATATTTCAGTATTAAATCCAGTCCATCCTGTTAAACTTTTAGAAGGATTATTCAATTTTTCTCTATAAGATTCAATCATTTGATTTATTATTTTTATAGATTCTTCTTTTAATAAAATAGGATCTGTACCATTTTCTAACATTTCCCATTCAATAATTATTTCATGAAGATTTTTATTAGTTTTAATTGATAGATCTATTAAATCTTGAAATTTAGTAAACATTAATTCACCTCTTATATATTTATGATAAAATAATTCAATATATCATAACATATTAAAACTAAGATTCATTATAATTTTTATAAACTTTTAAAAACTTGTTATTAAAAAATCAATTTTGAAATAAAGAAAATAAGTAATATAATAGTATTAATAATATACTCTTAATTTTGAGGAGGGATACTAATGTTTGAATATAAAAATGTAACGGATATTCCAACTGTGACACTTATAAATACAGTAAATGAAATATTTAAAGATTATATAGTTCCAGTAAGATGGGATATTAATAGTTTTGAAAAAGATTCTAAAGAGTTTTCTATTTCTTTAGAAGACTCTTTTATAGTATATGAAAA is a window from the Oceanotoga teriensis genome containing:
- the sdaAA gene encoding L-serine ammonia-lyase, iron-sulfur-dependent, subunit alpha, producing MFTKFQDLIDLSIKTNKNLHEIIIEWEMLENGTDPILLKEESIKIINQMIESYREKLNNPSKSLTGWTGFNTEIYNEYKENSLFNNLISKAILIALATSENNASMGRVVACPTAGSSGVVPGALVSLYEEKNIPIEKLAEGLLISGAIGEFINRKGSLSGAVGGCQAEIGSATAMASGAIVYILDGDPDKVANAAALSMKFLMGLVCDPVGGFVEVPCVKRNPAGSVIAFTAADLAISGIKSAIPFDEVSQAMGKVGRSLPIDLRETGKGGIAATKTAKSLLDKFMGNKI